The region CTCGGGCGCGCGGTCCACGTGTGGACGGGAGCCGCGCGGATCGCCGCCGCCGCGGGCGTGCCGATCGTCCCCGTGCTCACCCGATATCGCGCGGGCAGGATCCAGATCACCTTCGATGCGGCCATCGCCGTCGATGAGGTCGGCGCCGCGGCCGCCACCAGACGCGTGATCGCCGCATTCGACGCCGAGCTGCGCAGGGATCCTTCAGGGTGGGAACACGCGCACCGGTTTCTGTCGATGTCGCCGGCGCGAGTACCGACGGATCGCGTCGCGGAACGGCCTGCCGCTCCGGAGCATACCCCGGATGAAGCAGCGATTCCAGCAAGGTACGGACCCTTCTCCGCCCGACCCTGCCGCCCTTTCACGTCCTAGTACGGCTGTTGCTGTTAGCGGGTACACCACTTCGGACTCGACGGAGGCTGCGTGCGGCTGGGAAGACGGAGCACCAACATCGAAGACAGGCGGGGAATGCGGATGGGCCCGGCGGTGGGCGGGATCGGGGGGATCGCAGTCCTGCTCATCGCGCTCTTCCTCGGCGTGGACCCTGGAGCGCTGCTGAACTCCGCGCCCGAAGCGGGTCCCTTATCGCCGGCCGACTCGGCGGCGCTGGCGAACGATCCCAATCGGGACCGCGTGGCCGCCGTTCTGGGCGACACCGAGGACACCTGGAACGCGATCTTCCAGGCCAACGGCCGGGATTACGAGGAGCCCAAGGTCGTGATCTACTCGGGCATGACTCAGTCGGCCTGCGGGATGGGGCAGGCCGCGATGGGCCCGTTTTATTGCCAGCTCGATCGCGACATCTACATCGACCTGAGCTTCTTCGAGGATCTGCGTACGCGGTTCGGCGCGGACGGGGATTTCGCGCAGGCGTACGTGATCGCGCACGAGGTCGGCCATCACGTGCAGAACCAGCTCGGCATCTCGGAGCGCACGGCCGCCCAGCGGCAGCGCAGCGGCGAGGCGGAATCGAACCTGTTGTCCGTGATGCAGGAGCTGCAGGCCGATTGCTTCGCGGGGATCTGGGCCAATCACGCCAATCGCTCGCGGCAGATACTGGAAGCGGGAGACATCGAGGAAGGGTTGAACGCCGCCGCCGCGATCGGCGACGACCGCATTCAGCGGCAGACGCAGGGGACGGTCGTGCCGGAGAGCTTCACTCACGGCAGCTCCGTGCAGCGCGTCCGCTGGTTCAGGCGCGGGATCGAGAGCGGCGACGTCGAGGCCTGCGACACCTTCAACGCGCGGGCGTTGTGACATACTCGGCGCGGAACCTGGCGCGAACCGGGGTCTGCTTCTCGCTGGTGGCGGCGGCTGCATGCGCGCCTCGCGTCGCCCGGGAGACAATACCACCGGGAACCGCCGCGACGCTTCGCGTGGAGAATCAGGCCTTCATGGACGTGAACGTGTACGTGCTGCGGTCCGGACAGAGAACGCGCCTGGGGACTGTCACCGCTCTCACCACGCGCACGTTCGTGCTGCCGAGAACCATGGTCGGCACCGCGGTCTCCGTGCGTTTTCTGGCTGATTTCATCGGGAGCAACCGCGCGCCGGTTAGCGAGGAAGTGGTCGTATGGGAGGGTGACGAGATCGAGCTCAGAGTCCCTCCGGGATGAGCTTCTGCAGCTCGCGGCTTGGCTTATCTATGCGGCAGTCAAACGAAACCCCGCTGAATCTCCTCCAGCGCCTTTGCGCCGGGACACAGCTCCTCGAACGGTATCTCCGACAGCGGACGCTCGACCGTCTGCATGGTCGCATGCATGTCGGCTGACGCGGG is a window of Gemmatimonadaceae bacterium DNA encoding:
- a CDS encoding neutral zinc metallopeptidase, whose amino-acid sequence is MRLGRRSTNIEDRRGMRMGPAVGGIGGIAVLLIALFLGVDPGALLNSAPEAGPLSPADSAALANDPNRDRVAAVLGDTEDTWNAIFQANGRDYEEPKVVIYSGMTQSACGMGQAAMGPFYCQLDRDIYIDLSFFEDLRTRFGADGDFAQAYVIAHEVGHHVQNQLGISERTAAQRQRSGEAESNLLSVMQELQADCFAGIWANHANRSRQILEAGDIEEGLNAAAAIGDDRIQRQTQGTVVPESFTHGSSVQRVRWFRRGIESGDVEACDTFNARAL